One Streptomyces drozdowiczii DNA segment encodes these proteins:
- a CDS encoding cation:proton antiporter translates to MHDTTALLMELGSVILGLGIIGRFAGRIGLSPIPLYLLAGLAFGEGGLLPLGASEEFTAVGAEIGVILLLLLLGLEYSASELVTSLKTQYPSGAVDFVLNATPGAIAALMLGWGPVGAVALAGVTWISSSGVIAKVLTDLGRLGNRETPVILGVLVIEDLSMAVYLPLLTAMLAGVGLAGGSIALLIALGTVGFVLYLALRHGRLISRAVSSDNPEMLLLVVLGLTVLVAGVAQQLQVSAAVGAFLVGIALSGEVAEGARKLLTPLRDLFAAVFFVFFGLSTNPAEIPPVLLPAALLAIVTVFTKIGTGWYAARRAGIGPRGRWRAGGTLVARGEFSIVIAGLAVATEPRIGPIATAYVLILVIVGPLTARWTQPVVERVQKWRGKDGGAPAPVASGEAVPAAREEVSASTE, encoded by the coding sequence GTGCACGACACGACCGCACTGCTCATGGAGCTCGGCTCCGTCATCCTGGGACTCGGCATCATCGGGCGGTTCGCCGGCCGGATAGGGCTCTCGCCGATCCCCCTCTATCTGCTGGCCGGGCTGGCCTTCGGCGAGGGCGGGCTGCTGCCGCTCGGGGCCAGCGAGGAGTTCACCGCCGTCGGCGCCGAGATCGGCGTCATCCTGCTGCTGCTCCTGCTCGGTCTCGAATACAGCGCGTCCGAGCTGGTGACCAGCCTGAAGACGCAGTACCCGTCCGGGGCCGTGGACTTCGTGCTCAACGCGACCCCGGGCGCGATCGCCGCGCTGATGCTCGGCTGGGGCCCGGTCGGGGCCGTCGCGCTCGCCGGTGTCACCTGGATCTCCTCGTCCGGCGTGATCGCGAAGGTCCTCACGGACCTGGGACGCCTCGGCAACCGGGAGACACCCGTCATCCTCGGGGTGCTGGTCATCGAGGACCTGTCGATGGCGGTCTATCTGCCCCTGCTCACCGCGATGCTCGCGGGCGTCGGGCTCGCCGGCGGCAGCATCGCGCTGCTCATCGCGCTCGGCACGGTCGGGTTCGTGCTCTATCTCGCGCTGCGGCACGGCCGGCTGATCAGCCGCGCGGTGTCCTCCGACAATCCGGAGATGCTGCTGCTCGTCGTGCTCGGGCTGACCGTCCTGGTCGCCGGGGTGGCCCAGCAGCTCCAGGTGTCGGCCGCCGTCGGCGCGTTCCTCGTCGGCATCGCGCTCTCGGGTGAGGTCGCGGAGGGTGCGCGCAAGCTGCTGACCCCGCTGCGGGACCTGTTCGCCGCCGTCTTCTTCGTGTTCTTCGGACTCTCCACCAACCCGGCCGAGATCCCGCCGGTGCTCCTGCCTGCCGCGCTGCTCGCGATCGTCACCGTCTTCACGAAGATCGGGACCGGCTGGTACGCCGCCCGGCGCGCCGGCATCGGACCGCGCGGGCGCTGGCGGGCGGGCGGCACGCTCGTCGCGCGCGGCGAGTTCTCCATCGTCATCGCGGGGCTGGCCGTGGCCACGGAGCCCCGCATCGGCCCCATCGCCACCGCGTACGTCCTGATCCTGGTCATCGTCGGCCCGCTCACCGCGCGCTGGACCCAGCCGGTGGTCGAGCGCGTCCAGAAGTGGCGCGGCAAGGACGGGGGCGCACCCGCGCCGGTCGCGAGCGGTGAAGCGGTGCCCGCAGCCCGGGAAGAGGTCTCGGCGTCCACCGAGTGA
- a CDS encoding cation:proton antiporter regulatory subunit encodes MGTHRTTLPGVGVQYDYTTESGQHISVVVHHDGRRFIGFYDQDDPDSCRLSVPLTPQEATGLAHLIDAAPIDAVRTEGIDLVTEHIPLGTRSPYGGRLLGDTKARTRTGASIVAVLRTHSAHPSPGPDFRLAIGDTLIAVGTREGVDTLSEIIAEG; translated from the coding sequence ATGGGAACCCACCGCACCACGCTGCCCGGAGTCGGCGTCCAGTACGACTACACCACCGAGTCGGGGCAGCACATCTCCGTCGTGGTCCACCACGACGGGCGGCGGTTCATCGGCTTCTACGACCAGGACGACCCTGATTCGTGCCGGCTCTCCGTACCCCTGACCCCACAGGAGGCGACCGGTCTCGCGCACCTCATCGACGCGGCGCCCATCGACGCCGTACGGACCGAGGGCATCGACCTGGTCACCGAGCACATCCCGCTCGGCACCCGCTCGCCGTACGGCGGCCGGCTGCTCGGCGACACCAAGGCGCGGACCCGGACCGGCGCCTCGATCGTGGCGGTGCTGCGCACCCACAGCGCGCACCCGTCCCCCGGGCCGGACTTCCGGCTGGCCATCGGCGACACGCTCATCGCCGTCGGAACACGCGAGGGCGTCGACACGCTCTCCGAGATCATCGCGGAGGGCTGA
- a CDS encoding flotillin family protein: protein MSPVMIAIVGVVVLLFLLALAVITRYKVAGPSQAFIITGRRGKKSVDPVTGRTSIDNSGQKVVVGGGVFVVPFVQQKFTLDLSSRHIPVAVRGAVTLRGVKAHLEGVAIVKVGGSEDAIRAAAQRFLRQQDGIVGFTQEVLSGALRAIVGRMSVEDIIRDRAAFAGQVAEEAEASLSGQGLILDAFQIQDITTEGSYLEDLGRPEAARAKQEADIAEAIARRASEQARLKAAEEIAIAERTFYLKQAEIKAETEAAAAKANAAGPLAEAARQQEVLTEQEKVAERQAALTDRELDTKVRKPADAARYQAEQEAEARRIAQVKEAEAAAERARLTGQGEKLHRSALAEAVRIEGEAEAAAIAARGSAEAEAMQKKADAFAQYGDAAVLQMLVEVLPQVVAKAAEPMSAIDKMTVISTDGASQLSRTVTDNVAQGMELLSSTTGVDLAALLQNLKGAVPKPAAAEPAVPAASTASAEKNGKIEIGD, encoded by the coding sequence ATGAGTCCCGTAATGATCGCGATCGTCGGAGTCGTCGTACTCCTCTTCCTGCTCGCCCTCGCCGTGATCACCCGTTACAAGGTGGCCGGCCCGAGCCAGGCGTTCATCATCACCGGCCGCCGGGGCAAGAAGTCCGTCGACCCGGTGACCGGCCGGACCAGCATCGACAACAGCGGCCAGAAGGTCGTCGTCGGCGGCGGCGTCTTCGTCGTGCCGTTCGTCCAGCAGAAGTTCACCCTGGACCTGTCCAGCCGGCACATCCCGGTCGCCGTGCGCGGCGCCGTCACCCTGCGCGGGGTCAAGGCCCACCTCGAAGGCGTCGCGATCGTCAAGGTCGGCGGCAGCGAGGACGCCATCCGGGCCGCCGCCCAGCGCTTCCTGCGCCAGCAGGACGGAATCGTCGGCTTCACCCAGGAGGTGCTGTCCGGCGCGCTGCGCGCCATCGTCGGGCGGATGTCCGTGGAGGACATCATCCGCGACCGCGCCGCGTTCGCCGGGCAGGTGGCGGAGGAGGCCGAGGCGAGCCTGTCCGGCCAGGGCCTGATCCTGGACGCCTTCCAGATCCAGGACATCACCACCGAGGGCTCCTACCTGGAGGACCTGGGCCGCCCCGAGGCCGCCCGCGCCAAGCAGGAGGCCGACATCGCGGAGGCCATCGCCCGCCGCGCCTCGGAGCAGGCCCGGCTGAAGGCCGCCGAGGAGATCGCGATCGCCGAGCGGACCTTCTACCTGAAGCAGGCCGAGATCAAGGCCGAGACCGAGGCGGCCGCCGCCAAGGCCAACGCCGCCGGTCCGCTCGCCGAGGCCGCCCGCCAGCAGGAAGTGCTCACCGAGCAGGAGAAGGTCGCCGAGCGCCAGGCCGCGCTGACCGACCGCGAGCTGGACACCAAGGTCCGCAAGCCCGCCGACGCCGCCCGCTACCAGGCGGAGCAGGAGGCGGAGGCCCGCCGCATCGCCCAGGTCAAGGAGGCCGAGGCGGCCGCCGAGCGCGCCCGGCTGACCGGTCAGGGCGAGAAGCTGCACCGCTCCGCGCTCGCCGAGGCGGTGCGCATCGAGGGCGAGGCGGAGGCCGCCGCCATCGCGGCGCGCGGTTCGGCGGAGGCCGAGGCCATGCAGAAGAAGGCCGACGCCTTCGCGCAGTACGGTGACGCGGCCGTGCTCCAGATGCTCGTCGAGGTGCTGCCCCAGGTCGTCGCCAAGGCCGCCGAGCCGATGAGCGCGATCGACAAGATGACCGTCATCTCCACGGACGGCGCCAGTCAGCTGTCCCGTACGGTCACGGACAACGTCGCCCAGGGCATGGAGCTGCTCTCCTCCACCACCGGGGTCGACCTCGCCGCGCTGCTCCAGAACCTCAAGGGCGCGGTGCCGAAGCCGGCCGCCGCCGAGCCGGCGGTCCCGGCGGCTTCGACGGCCTCGGCCGAGAAGAACGGGAAGATCGAGATCGGCGACTGA
- a CDS encoding peroxiredoxin family protein — protein sequence MGSSPQLGSVVPDFTLPGGVLTEDSFERRDYKLAEARGRALVLAFYPGDNTTVCTKQLCAYSSGMETFEALDAEVWGISPQGVDSHESFARAHGLRMPLLADPGRETARAFGVAAPGIGVRRAVFLIDAEGVLRWKHVALLGATFQSLDTLSDQLSGIKNT from the coding sequence ATGGGATCGTCACCGCAACTGGGTTCAGTCGTACCGGACTTCACGCTTCCGGGTGGCGTGCTCACCGAGGACTCCTTCGAGCGGCGCGACTACAAGCTCGCGGAGGCGCGCGGCCGGGCCCTGGTCCTCGCCTTCTATCCGGGCGACAACACCACCGTGTGCACGAAGCAGTTGTGCGCGTACTCCTCGGGCATGGAGACCTTCGAGGCGCTGGACGCGGAGGTGTGGGGGATCAGCCCGCAGGGTGTGGACAGCCATGAGTCGTTCGCCCGCGCCCACGGGCTGCGCATGCCGCTGCTGGCGGACCCGGGCCGGGAGACCGCCCGGGCCTTCGGCGTCGCGGCGCCCGGGATCGGGGTGCGGCGCGCCGTCTTCCTGATCGACGCGGAGGGGGTGCTGCGGTGGAAGCACGTCGCGCTGCTGGGGGCGACGTTCCAGTCCCTGGACACCCTGTCCGACCAATTGTCCGGCATCAAGAACACGTAA
- a CDS encoding AraC family transcriptional regulator yields the protein MSPTGRTLHGPARVPLAHQERIESHHHLEHQLVCPSRGVLEVATPLGVWAVPPHRAVWIPAGVVHAHLAYGPTELRALSFAPADNPLRLDRPTVLAVTPLLREVVACLTDDTELTGDARRRRNLERVALDQLRRVEPLGVCLPTPADARLRDIARILQDDPADGRTLTELGTAVGAAPRTLSRLFRAETGMSFPQWRTQLRLHHALTLLASGGSVTSVAAACGYSGPSAFIQSFRHAFGTTPGSYASGTP from the coding sequence ATGTCGCCGACCGGCCGCACTCTGCACGGCCCCGCCCGCGTCCCGCTCGCCCACCAGGAACGCATCGAGAGCCACCACCACCTGGAGCACCAGCTGGTCTGCCCCTCGCGCGGGGTCCTGGAGGTCGCCACCCCGCTCGGCGTCTGGGCCGTGCCCCCGCACCGGGCGGTCTGGATCCCGGCCGGTGTCGTCCACGCCCACCTCGCGTACGGGCCGACCGAGCTGCGGGCGCTCAGCTTCGCCCCGGCCGACAACCCGCTCCGGCTCGACCGGCCGACCGTCCTCGCCGTCACCCCGCTGCTGCGCGAGGTCGTGGCCTGCCTGACCGACGACACGGAGCTGACCGGCGACGCGCGCCGCCGCCGCAACCTGGAGCGCGTCGCGCTCGACCAGCTGCGCCGGGTCGAACCGCTCGGGGTCTGCCTGCCCACCCCGGCCGACGCCCGGCTCCGCGACATCGCCCGCATCCTCCAGGACGACCCGGCGGACGGCCGGACCCTCACCGAACTGGGCACGGCCGTCGGCGCGGCGCCCCGCACCCTGAGCCGGCTCTTCCGTGCGGAGACCGGCATGTCCTTCCCCCAGTGGCGCACCCAGCTCCGCCTGCACCACGCGCTGACCCTGCTCGCCTCGGGCGGCTCGGTCACCTCGGTGGCCGCGGCCTGCGGCTACAGCGGCCCGAGCGCCTTCATCCAGTCCTTCAGGCACGCCTTCGGCACGACCCCCGGCTCGTACGCGTCCGGCACCCCCTAG
- a CDS encoding SpoIIE family protein phosphatase: MPVHADHPPSIDVTALAAVLDGTTAGVAVFDTELRYLYVNPSLVRRNGLPPAAHIGRRPSEVLPDIDAREDLMRAVLADGRAREVTSSGRLPAESGTARVYWHGAYHRLEADGRVLGVVGIVLEVMADDEQRRFAQAQRHLSLLDSANTRIGTTLDMDTTCAELADLVVPGLADIAAVEVFPPDVAPPVRPAPPDVVRLRRAAMSAVRGLSGGVTRFGVAGDYIDYQEEAAVSRCLATNQPVVEDLTDTERLRRSAPHPDRAAAYRELGLHSSVAVPISVRGAPIGVLGLLRAGGSPVFSDDDVVVARELAGRAAVHLDHARRFTHEHTIALELQRSLLSEPRPPHPHIEVATRYLPADRSVLVGGDWFDVIPLPDGRHLKAMGDVMGHGVEAAVAMSHYRSLLRLLADEELPPHRILEQLDRMVERSGIDRAATCLLTVVNADGGLCEVASAGHLPPVFLDPGPAGTRICDVPAAPPLGTGFGGYRSTVMECGPGTVLFMYTDGLVERRGEDIDASVARLGALTLPDNGDLETFLDRVLERFGPGAEDDIAVMASRTRDEPDDPAPEP, from the coding sequence TTGCCGGTGCACGCCGACCATCCGCCGTCCATCGACGTCACGGCGCTCGCCGCCGTGCTCGACGGCACGACGGCGGGCGTGGCCGTGTTCGACACCGAGCTGCGCTACCTGTACGTCAACCCGTCCCTCGTACGCCGCAACGGCCTTCCGCCCGCCGCCCACATCGGCCGCCGCCCCAGCGAGGTGCTGCCCGACATCGACGCCCGCGAGGACCTGATGCGCGCCGTGCTCGCGGACGGCCGGGCCCGCGAGGTCACCTCCAGCGGCCGGCTGCCCGCCGAGTCCGGGACCGCCCGGGTCTACTGGCACGGGGCCTACCACCGCCTGGAGGCGGACGGCCGGGTCCTCGGCGTCGTCGGGATCGTGCTGGAGGTCATGGCCGACGACGAGCAGCGCCGGTTCGCCCAGGCCCAGCGCCACCTCTCCCTCCTCGACAGCGCGAACACCCGCATCGGCACCACCCTCGACATGGACACCACCTGCGCCGAGCTGGCCGACCTCGTCGTGCCCGGGCTCGCCGACATCGCCGCCGTCGAGGTCTTCCCCCCGGATGTGGCTCCGCCGGTGCGCCCGGCGCCGCCCGACGTGGTCCGGCTGCGGCGCGCGGCCATGTCGGCGGTGCGCGGGCTGAGCGGTGGGGTCACCAGGTTCGGGGTGGCCGGTGACTACATCGACTACCAGGAGGAGGCCGCCGTATCGCGGTGCCTGGCCACCAACCAGCCCGTGGTCGAGGACCTCACCGACACCGAGCGGCTGAGGCGGTCCGCACCCCATCCGGACCGGGCCGCCGCTTACCGGGAGCTCGGACTGCACTCGTCCGTGGCCGTCCCCATCTCCGTGCGCGGCGCCCCGATCGGCGTGCTCGGCCTGCTCAGAGCCGGCGGCTCGCCCGTCTTCTCGGACGACGACGTGGTGGTGGCCCGGGAGCTGGCCGGGCGGGCCGCCGTCCATCTCGACCACGCCCGCCGCTTCACCCACGAGCACACCATCGCCCTGGAGCTCCAGCGCTCCCTGCTCTCCGAGCCCCGGCCGCCCCACCCGCACATCGAGGTCGCCACCCGCTATCTGCCGGCCGACCGCAGCGTCCTGGTGGGCGGCGACTGGTTCGACGTCATCCCGCTGCCCGACGGGCGGCACCTCAAGGCGATGGGCGACGTCATGGGGCACGGCGTGGAGGCGGCCGTCGCGATGAGCCACTACCGCTCGCTGCTGCGCCTCCTCGCCGACGAGGAACTGCCCCCGCACCGCATCCTGGAACAGCTGGACCGGATGGTGGAGCGGTCCGGGATAGACCGGGCGGCGACCTGCCTGCTCACCGTGGTCAACGCGGACGGCGGGCTGTGCGAGGTGGCGAGCGCGGGCCACCTGCCGCCGGTCTTCCTCGACCCGGGCCCGGCGGGCACCCGGATCTGCGACGTACCGGCGGCCCCGCCGCTCGGCACCGGGTTCGGCGGCTACCGGTCCACGGTGATGGAGTGCGGCCCGGGCACGGTGCTCTTCATGTACACCGACGGGCTCGTGGAGCGGCGCGGCGAGGACATCGACGCGAGCGTCGCCCGGCTGGGGGCGCTGACCCTGCCGGACAACGGCGATCTGGAGACCTTCCTGGACCGGGTGCTCGAACGCTTCGGCCCCGGCGCCGAGGACGACATCGCGGTCATGGCCTCACGGACCCGGGACGAGCCGGACGACCCGGCCCCGGAGCCCTGA
- a CDS encoding toxin, giving the protein MSLRKLRRECEEGLAELPLPSPFSIPGLVANMEAARGRTIVLHEMPDRLARVNAACGLRLKSGDTSFVLYRRRPTAYQTQHVILHELCHEWFDHGTSLDARQLQRLLPVFDTSLISRMVGPDAVLAPDAVQARAQYDTHDERMAEFGASLIPRMARDVTSDDMVGRLANSLSRPVAHRRGGLFRRP; this is encoded by the coding sequence ATGTCCCTGCGGAAGTTGCGGAGGGAGTGCGAGGAGGGTCTCGCGGAGCTGCCGCTGCCCTCGCCGTTCTCCATACCCGGCCTGGTGGCCAACATGGAGGCTGCCCGGGGCCGGACCATCGTGCTGCACGAGATGCCCGACCGGCTGGCACGCGTCAACGCCGCCTGCGGACTGCGCCTGAAGAGCGGGGACACCAGCTTCGTGCTGTACCGCCGGCGCCCCACCGCGTACCAGACCCAGCACGTCATCCTGCACGAGCTGTGCCACGAGTGGTTCGACCACGGCACCTCGCTCGACGCCCGGCAGCTCCAGCGGCTGCTGCCCGTCTTCGACACCTCGCTCATCTCCCGGATGGTCGGCCCGGACGCGGTGCTCGCCCCGGACGCCGTGCAGGCGCGCGCGCAGTACGACACCCACGACGAACGCATGGCCGAATTCGGTGCCTCGCTGATCCCCCGGATGGCCCGGGACGTCACGAGCGATGACATGGTGGGGCGGCTCGCCAACTCGCTCTCGCGCCCGGTCGCCCACCGCCGCGGCGGCCTGTTCCGGCGTCCGTAG
- a CDS encoding DEAD/DEAH box helicase: MSRDRTPRPHDRSSHSRGQNAAGSRAGGGFRTRGAGRSAAPDRRFGGKGRKPVARQGEYELPRTETPPLPPVAAFGDLDLPDAVLAALTAQGVTEPFPIQAATLPNSLAGRDVLGRGRTGSGKTLAFGLAVLARTAGHRAEARHPRALILVPTRELAQQVTAALTPYAKPLRVRLATVVGGMSIGRQTAALRGGTEVVVATPGRLQDLIERGDCVLDRVEVTVLDEADQMADLGFMPQVTQLLNRIPVGGQRMLFSATLDRDVDLLVRRYLNDPVVHSVDPAAGAVTTMEHHVLHVRPSDKFAVTTEIAARDGRVLMFLDTKQAVDELTAHLLDSGVRAAGLHGGKAQPERNRTLERFKTGHVTVLVATNVAARGIHIDRLDLVVNVDPPADPKDYLHRGGRTARAGESGSVVTLVLPSQRRDMTRLMADAGITPRIAEVRSGGEELSRITGARTPSGVPVTITAPPSERRVRPRGPRRA, encoded by the coding sequence TTGAGCCGCGACCGCACCCCCCGCCCCCACGACCGCTCCTCCCACTCCCGTGGCCAGAACGCCGCGGGCTCCCGCGCGGGCGGCGGCTTCCGCACCCGGGGCGCCGGCCGCTCCGCCGCCCCCGACCGCCGCTTCGGCGGGAAGGGCCGCAAGCCCGTGGCGCGGCAGGGCGAGTACGAGCTGCCGCGGACCGAGACCCCGCCGCTGCCCCCCGTCGCCGCCTTCGGCGACCTGGACCTGCCCGACGCCGTGCTGGCGGCGCTGACCGCGCAGGGCGTCACCGAGCCGTTCCCGATCCAGGCGGCGACCCTGCCGAACTCACTGGCCGGGCGCGATGTGCTGGGCCGGGGCCGCACCGGCTCGGGCAAGACCCTCGCCTTCGGCCTCGCGGTGCTGGCGCGCACGGCGGGGCACCGCGCGGAGGCCCGGCATCCGCGCGCCCTGATCCTGGTCCCCACCCGCGAGCTGGCCCAGCAGGTGACCGCCGCGCTGACCCCGTACGCGAAGCCGCTGCGGGTGCGCCTGGCGACCGTCGTCGGCGGGATGTCGATCGGCCGCCAGACGGCCGCGCTGCGCGGGGGCACCGAGGTCGTCGTCGCCACGCCGGGCCGCCTCCAGGACCTCATCGAGCGCGGCGACTGCGTCCTGGACCGGGTCGAGGTGACGGTGCTGGACGAGGCGGACCAGATGGCCGACCTGGGGTTCATGCCCCAGGTGACCCAGCTGCTCAACCGGATCCCGGTGGGCGGCCAGCGCATGCTGTTCTCGGCGACCCTGGACCGGGACGTCGATCTGCTCGTCCGGCGCTATCTGAACGACCCGGTCGTCCACTCGGTGGACCCGGCCGCGGGCGCCGTGACGACGATGGAGCACCATGTGCTCCACGTACGGCCGTCCGACAAGTTCGCCGTCACGACGGAGATCGCGGCGCGCGACGGGCGGGTGCTCATGTTCCTGGACACCAAGCAGGCGGTGGACGAGCTGACGGCCCATCTCCTCGACAGCGGGGTCCGGGCGGCCGGGCTGCACGGCGGGAAGGCGCAGCCGGAGCGCAACCGCACCCTGGAGCGCTTCAAGACCGGGCACGTCACGGTCCTGGTCGCGACCAACGTCGCGGCGCGCGGCATCCACATCGACCGCCTGGACCTCGTCGTCAACGTCGATCCGCCCGCCGACCCCAAGGACTACCTGCACCGGGGCGGCCGCACCGCCCGGGCCGGCGAGTCCGGCAGCGTCGTCACGCTGGTGCTGCCCAGCCAGCGCCGCGACATGACCCGGCTGATGGCCGACGCGGGCATCACCCCGCGGATCGCGGAGGTCCGCTCCGGCGGGGAGGAGCTGAGCCGGATCACCGGCGCGCGGACCCCCTCCGGCGTCCCCGTCACCATCACCGCGCCGCCGTCCGAGCGCCGGGTCAGGCCCAGAGGGCCTCGGCGAGCGTGA
- the crcB gene encoding fluoride efflux transporter CrcB has protein sequence MNWLLVIAGAAVGAPMRYLTDRAVQSRHDTLFPWGTFTVNVTGCLILGTLTGAVAAGAASSHLQLLLGTGLCGALTTYSTFSYETLRLAEDGAGFYAAANVVVSVVAGLGAAFAGVTLAEALWA, from the coding sequence GTGAACTGGCTGCTCGTGATCGCCGGGGCGGCGGTCGGCGCCCCGATGCGCTACCTGACCGACCGGGCGGTGCAGTCCCGCCACGACACGCTCTTCCCGTGGGGGACGTTCACCGTCAACGTGACCGGCTGCCTGATCCTGGGCACGCTGACCGGCGCGGTGGCGGCCGGGGCGGCCTCCTCGCATCTTCAGCTGCTGCTCGGGACCGGGCTGTGCGGGGCGCTGACCACGTACTCCACGTTCAGCTACGAGACGCTGCGGCTGGCGGAGGACGGGGCCGGGTTCTACGCGGCGGCCAACGTCGTGGTGAGCGTCGTCGCGGGCCTCGGCGCGGCCTTCGCGGGCGTCACGCTCGCCGAGGCCCTCTGGGCCTGA
- a CDS encoding DUF190 domain-containing protein, whose protein sequence is MTTPVTEPGLRLTVLVGESDSWHHRPVYTEIVHRAHAAGLSGASVFRGIEGFGASSMIHTQRLLSLSEDLPVAVVIVDAEEAVRAFLPEIAELTHGCPVTLDACEIVRSPGIQGEQE, encoded by the coding sequence ATGACGACACCCGTGACCGAACCGGGGCTGCGGCTGACCGTGCTGGTCGGCGAGTCCGACAGCTGGCACCACCGGCCCGTCTACACGGAGATCGTGCACCGGGCGCACGCCGCCGGGCTCTCCGGCGCCAGCGTCTTCCGGGGCATCGAGGGCTTCGGCGCCTCCTCGATGATCCACACCCAGCGGCTGCTGTCCCTGAGCGAGGACCTGCCGGTGGCGGTGGTGATCGTGGACGCGGAGGAGGCGGTACGGGCCTTTCTGCCGGAGATCGCGGAGCTGACCCATGGCTGCCCGGTGACGCTGGACGCCTGCGAGATCGTACGGAGCCCGGGGATACAGGGGGAGCAGGAGTGA
- the crcB gene encoding fluoride efflux transporter CrcB, with translation MPGILTKNPQTAVVAVVALGGATGACARYGAGLLWPTAAGGFPWTTLVVNVTGCAVIGVFMVVISEVWAAHRLVRPFFGTGLLGGFTTFSTYAVDIEQLVSKGRAGTGLVYLGVTLLAALAAVWSAVWLTRRALAWRQA, from the coding sequence ATGCCCGGCATCCTCACGAAGAACCCGCAGACCGCGGTCGTCGCCGTGGTCGCGCTCGGCGGCGCGACCGGTGCCTGCGCCCGCTACGGCGCCGGGCTGCTGTGGCCCACCGCGGCCGGCGGCTTCCCCTGGACGACCCTCGTCGTCAACGTGACCGGCTGCGCGGTCATCGGCGTGTTCATGGTGGTGATCAGCGAGGTCTGGGCGGCACACCGGCTGGTGAGACCGTTCTTCGGGACCGGGCTCCTCGGCGGGTTCACCACCTTCTCGACGTACGCGGTCGATATCGAACAACTCGTGTCCAAGGGCCGGGCCGGCACCGGACTGGTCTATCTCGGAGTGACACTGCTCGCGGCCCTCGCGGCGGTGTGGAGCGCGGTGTGGCTGACGCGCCGCGCACTGGCGTGGAGGCAGGCATGA
- a CDS encoding peptidoglycan recognition protein family protein, protein MWPHRIWLGAAVLPLALLVPRDAPVPHILAEPPAAPRTRAVAAPQPVIVSRTAWHADESIVRERAAYTGAVRAVFVHHTGETNDYDCAEAPELIRNVEEAHIKGRGWDDIGYNFLVDRCGTIYEGRAGGITRSVRGAHTTGFNADSVGIAVLGDYRDGEKVPAPVVRALASIAAWKLRPGEDPRGKVKLRSTNDASRYPKGEVAVLNVISGHRDTYQTSCPGQALYDELPEIRSMAAAMRTAAEREGEANTEDAGNTH, encoded by the coding sequence ATGTGGCCCCACCGAATATGGCTGGGTGCCGCGGTCCTCCCGCTGGCTCTGCTGGTGCCGCGGGACGCCCCGGTGCCCCACATCCTGGCCGAGCCGCCCGCCGCCCCGCGCACCCGGGCGGTGGCCGCGCCGCAGCCCGTGATCGTCAGCAGGACGGCCTGGCACGCGGACGAGTCCATCGTCCGGGAACGTGCCGCCTACACGGGCGCCGTCCGCGCGGTCTTCGTCCACCACACGGGCGAGACGAACGACTACGACTGCGCCGAGGCGCCCGAGCTGATCCGGAACGTCGAGGAGGCCCACATCAAGGGCCGCGGCTGGGACGACATCGGCTACAACTTCCTGGTCGACCGGTGCGGCACGATCTACGAGGGCCGGGCCGGCGGCATCACGCGCTCGGTGCGCGGCGCCCACACCACCGGCTTCAACGCCGACAGCGTGGGCATCGCGGTCCTCGGCGACTACCGCGACGGCGAGAAGGTCCCGGCCCCCGTGGTCCGGGCGCTGGCCTCGATCGCGGCCTGGAAGCTGCGCCCCGGCGAGGACCCGCGCGGCAAGGTGAAGCTGCGCTCGACCAACGACGCCAGCCGCTACCCCAAGGGCGAGGTGGCCGTGCTGAACGTCATCTCCGGCCACCGCGACACCTACCAGACGAGCTGCCCCGGCCAGGCGCTGTACGACGAGCTGCCAGAGATCCGGTCCATGGCGGCGGCCATGCGCACGGCGGCCGAGCGCGAGGGGGAGGCGAACACGGAGGACGCGGGCAATACGCACTAG